The Nicotiana sylvestris chromosome 6, ASM39365v2, whole genome shotgun sequence genomic sequence agccaatcctgaAGTCCTTTACTTGGTATTTtatcgaacttacgaatattgttatatcttattttatagacctggttatccattcgtatgactttactgcatctacataggtcatactataccataactcttacctcaATCTCTCTtattgaggtctgctaccaaatcccaggttactttcattgcttatcccatacgtataaatctatgtcctctaatgcttccacattactgtttatcttaagaatgacgacctaatctcctctcatactttataacttttatccatccattgttgattcgcctcaattttgatccataatccacccctgataacttaaccttttatgtaatattgctgctaggattcacgttttatcagagaacatctgaaatgattagattgatccacccgTTGCTATACCCTActttcataaccgtatctcaggcctcccaatgtgattcaccttgcgtgGTGTAATTTAATCATGTCCAATTCATGAtatccctttcttttattcatcagatcgttactcaatcgaaggcccaatcATTATTTTTTTGTCTGTAgtaattacacccttattctattaATAGGGCAGCATTCCGTCTCTTctgaatgttattagtcttagactcctttgagtttatttaGGTTATACTggactttctataacttagagaaaccattagctttcttgttttcatgggttctaatcccgaggacttatccgttCTCGTAACcatctcactcgccctttctcgtTCTTGCTCCTGTCATAAAACTTTGTtgctttactatactttagcttgggacctatacaaatctatttatactatttgCGGACTTCCTTCAACTTGattgcaccataaatttccttatgttgttctagaacatcaagcgagacatcacatcgtctctaactagtctttactctcataatcaggctttttcgatacctagaccataggctagaagatatGCTACTAATgtcgctgctatcattcctggatattgaatccccgcaTTTCTAGCCTTCTAAGTATGGAATATTCTCAACCTTCTGCTTTTGAGTATCTCGttcattgttcacctttaccttactttcctTAAGGCctcacatcatatcttctatctctttcatgaccttccATCCTCATAGATATAATTCACATCCACGTcttgaacttctattataatacatGCACCTTTTTACACAATCTCgtgagagcttcatactaacttcttatgaggttgggaCACCTCtgactggctttatcgtagagtcattatagaatatggctattgCATTATCTCTCGTGTACCTTTGATAGTAagagtgattctacaatgttctcaatcacgatttctataattttcagggtccaataatcagattcctgatttacttcgttgatatatctctttagtttcctccttcttctgatcagcctttattcTGGCTTAAGCTACCTACCAATATacggttcatggtattagttattacatTTAGCCTTTTATAGGTGCTGAGGAATATCCATAATACagtcctttgtctatgacctgggttcaattctttcttttaacttataccggaattttctacggctgtatatgctgcatgtataaaactccaaactcttaagtgcgttcataacgtaactaactctggatctaaattgaataattctttttGTTCCATCTCAGCCTTCTTCAaacgtaagcaattacttttcttggtctttctgcccccttctTGCGTGCATACATAGCTTATCTTGGTGTCCACGCATATTGGAATTTCATagaactcatatgatcttgaatatcacttctgattttacttctCGTTACTTAGCCACAGTAGGTGTCATTTTattttggagtgcatacaatgttgttgtgagactgtcgttataagaccatttcctccttaggttacccagcttaggttgaagccttcttccttatttcatcAGCTAGTCTCTCTTtctagtacttagggagaaccatTGACCCTCGTAAAGCCGTGAGCGTATtacagaccttttgatgtccttccttgcctaaaATTGTCCGTAGtcgcttacctccatgcccttgtgcttgtagggttgcttctgaactgatattttgattgccttTCCAGTAGCACTTTCTTTATCCCCATAACAGACATACGATACCTTTAACCACCCCGACttttatttgaatatatctcaagtattataatgatattactgcgaggttgaattctccatgttagggtttactacattcatcttgcatgatctgttagTCTATCCGTAACTTCttatctagtcatgactaggctatTCCTgcatcaactactaattactcattGGCCCATTATCATATCATATTctgtgtaatctttcttgggttattcccctgtcttaacttaccttatgtactggctccttatctaatAATAACTTTTCgggtaggaacccttacttcctttttctgacatcgtgcttacataacgttctggaatcatagcatatctataggattcggataagtgcaatctcattactttcttatttttatcgcactcttcctttaccattccatagttactagaacaaCTTAATTTTgtcttaatgccacatcactccatattctcccccctttaggggagtactaagatttagtgctatGATGATATACGTATAGATGTCTTACCTTTTCATCTCTGGCATCTTTTCATAGCgttgatgacccttactcgccttgcgataatccttctgtaccaaggataacaaaattcctcactcgcaaaggtgacacttaatgtaactggtacatacagtcccttaagcttaactttgctcacattgcttgctttagggaagcgtcttcctgaatgaccattctccgAATTTCTCctgaatcttcttctattgttCATTATGTTATTGCCGGAACAAaatttgaaattctcatgatgtcgatcATTATAACCTCACTCAACctctaattcatgtttagtttatcttgttcactagcccatactgatttttattatcctggggtctaacttttccttctggtagtcgCATTGGAGTCATAGACTTATTTCTCGAAAGgaagatatgactttatggcctatattttttgttgtctcaaggcctgtcacctcttatCATTTCCTTCACGTGACTAtaaactctgtaatactgtcatatTTTTGAACTACCGTTGTCATctatatatcacatcttactcttaatgcttcattagctctcttcttatatcctactaacatttatgtctatcacttcaTTCTGAAAACACGAACAAGATATTCCTTTACTCTTAGCTCCCTGgctccatccattggctcttcgaGTTGCCTAACGTTCTCCCTCTACTAGGGACTGAAGCCATACTAATGCAATTTTTATCCCTTCAAGGTTTCTAGTTCCTATCATTGTAGTACTTGTATCTAGCTGTACTATGCGTGTGCACAATCTGGGTGTCTCACacggagatctattagcacatttgcaatatcctttggaaatgtctactaacacaaacaatccattcaccattttagtttactctaaccccagccaggtCCTGATGTtctgtccttttcttaaactacacctgttagcccccatagggcataactgagatgggtacagccaattgtacatacctctgttactgttgagggaAACTCGTagtgcttatatttttctgctgGAACTGTAAtaccgataatcttcattaactgggtgcctcgtacccttcttcaccttgcttcttttacttcttaaaagcattatctaccataaaggtggataaatattcttgccttaaggtcccttatcaagaggcttacacttttcagtacacccatgatttgctaaagacctcacatttacttatcataagcaagatgcaaaatcgagttcctctaaacAAATAATTCCACAACTGTATCTCTTATCGATTTCGACTTTCTGAATGTaagcatcgtcttattacgaatagaagttcgggacttgaattcttataagtgagctctaccacacgatctagagtaagaagaaagagtgacagtcctaaatgccctgtagcctcatacttgtaagtgtggtgcacgacacactcataaacaagactctactagacacggcttgtagactccctaggacagaactgctctgataccacttttatcacaatccaaaccgatgggccgcgatgggcatcCATCACTTTACTCAATCAagcaccaacgtaacgtatctttcttattacatcattatatacatgtgacatacgggcctaataggccaacataatcatttataaactcaaaacataggccgacaaggtcgtacaatctttcacgtacacgacatatgtctacaagcctctaagagaacataaatatcataaaggtcgggacagagtcccgccataccaaacaacacacgtctaaatcatactaaccaaacaagcaactccaaatcaaatggagcgcaccaacatcttccactaagctgatagcctacttggagggctctcgacttgtctatcAGAACCCGCGGGCAtaaaacacagcgtccccaggcaaaagggacgtcagtacgaaataatgtaccgagtatgtaaggcaagatactgaagctaaaactgaactgataatataataactgaaaataactgggagtcaaagaaaatctgaagatatgctcatctactgatactgactcaactctctcaatatagtgaatAAAATAGTtatccggccctataaggctcggtatgtgtatatatatatatatatatatataactactttgccgtagtaggctcgctcataggagcTCGACCATACTaagctctgtatctcgaccaactgggctcgctcataagcgctcggccacagtaggctcggtatataacttaccatctgatcagaggttgcccaataggagtctgcccatcgattatagctcgatggtaatgaaaatacgtTTAATACTGTACatatgtaaactctctgctctcttgcccgaaagaaggaaatactcaattgaatatgaagtcccgataatgAGAATATCGTAATttacaaactagaaaaatatacgtaatttgcgagactaccaaaatatacgtaatttgcgggatatgaatttttctttatgactcgttatcaaacttgtgtaattacgagatcatgccaaatgaaagaagagcttagccttaacatacctgaaccgattctcttgacaatccctccaaCACACATTGATTGTGACAAACATGTAACAACGAGATTGAAATAGAGGataatccgtatgatattcttgagaaggatagcaccgtactcctttagaagcgcaaaatcccgttgctattacACAGTATAATTTCATATGAAATTGTGCTTAAGATCCATTACTTGCTGAATATAACCATCCTTAATTTATCATAGATGCCTCACGTTACTATTAAAAACTTGAGCTAATCACGTTCTTGAGAATGAAGGTATGATTTTCCATTCtcatattctcatatttataataTTGACAAACCTTAACTAATAGCAATGCACACTAGAACTGTAGATTACCAATATAGACTACAAGCATTCTTGAGACTAACTAAAGTTTATATATGGTTGTCACCTATTAAAAATGTTCCTAAAACATTCTTAAGATACCCACTTGTCTTTAAGACTTGCCACCTATTTAcaaaatgactcttagtcatgaattatgactaagagtcatacGGTTGGTATAGTGGTTTGATGCCACGTGGAATTTTGATCTTATCCAACAATTAATTAATTTGATTAGGTAATAtatttcgttacccggtaattaataaACTACCCGCATAATTAACAATTATTTCAATTTACTAAAagttttacttatttttaatacactgtATACATCCTATtatatggtcatatggtaccttgtgtGGTACCAGTCCGTAAATATCGAGTATTATcgttcgacccgtattttatcccaaatgccaaacttggacgaaaatttatttccTTCGACTtgtttcccctctcaccttcacgaatttactttttacttgtttgaaatagtataatccttataatctccgaataatattttccttggactgatgtcaattaccttacgacaaattcaacgtacaatactacagggtgcaacatcgtcgtaatgtagtactgtGAGATGTGACATCACTATTGTAACTTAATAATGCAAAGCTTAACATCACTATAATGTAATActgtagagcataacatcggcGTAATATTGCGGGACGTAACAAAAAAGCTTATATAGTTTTTTGACCCATACAATCACTATATTGgatctttattttttttcttctttttgaacgTTTTTATGGAGCAGGTCAGTAATTACATTAGAAAAAGGCGCCTTCaatggaaataaatcaaataATCATAAAGTTTAAGTGATATAAAGTGAAACTATTACTTTAACCCCACAGATCAATTTATTTGTTTCAAAGGAAAaaatattacatcaaaaatgcgaaaaaaataaaaaaagtcgtGCAGCTTATGTTagttgattcattgttattgataAGTCATAACAATGAAGACCAGATGCTAACCTGTGTTATCGTACTGTAAATATCTTAAGAAAAAGAAGGAGGAGAACGGGGGCTGAAGTTGTTCAAAAAAtaagtacaagttaaaacttttaaaaaaaaatatgtatagATTAAATGGGGACGATCAAATAGGacgcccgtgcaatttttacaataTAATGGGCTGACTCGGAGTCCAATTAAAGAGGCCAACCTATGTAAGATCAAACCCGAAGCCCATCTCCTAACGGAAAGTTCCTTTTGGGACTCTTAACTTCGCCGTGTTGCGGAATTGGATTCGCCAACCACTCTTGCCGCGTAGTACTTGACTCTTCCTTAAGCCTAAACCCACACTTTTTCTCCTTCAAAATATCATTCCTTTTCAGATAGAGAAGAAGATAACTAGAAGAATAATTATTCAATCGAAAGCAATTGATTATTCTACCGACCGATCGATCGATCAAGATGAGTTTCCTATTCGGAAAGAGAAAAACTCCTGCAGgtacctttttttttcaaataaaaaatatcTGCTTGATTTTAATCCAAttgatttttactgctattttaaTGATTTATTTGCGGTTTAAAATTTTCTATTTCGTGATGTATTTAGCGATCTATTTGAATTGATGCGCGATCACCTGGAATTGAGTAAATTTGTTAAATTCAGTATGATTGACCTTTCATCATTGATTTGTAATTGTAGAATCTCTATCTCATGCGAAATTAGGTTTCTGGTTTTGATGCTTTTGCTTAGTTAAGTTTAAGAAGGCAGATGCACCCGGGGGGGGGGTTGTGGAGGCCAATGAAGCACGTGCAAACGTGCTTTGTTAGAATTAGCCATTTGCTTAAGCCTTGTTTGTTAGAATTAGCCGGTACCTGTGCTGGTGGAAGGTAGCAAGTACCCGGTGGAATAGTCGAGGTACACGCAAACTGGTCCAAACCCCACTATTCTAAATTATAGAAAAAGTTTTAGGGAAAGCGGATGATGCATAAGTGGACTTAGGATAATGAATAACTTATTTAGGAtgttcaaattttgaagtttGCTAGATTGATGGCAAAGATTTGGCTTTGGCCACCTTAGGTTcggtaattttttatttttttttggttttagcATTCTTCAAATGGTGTTTGAGGATGAGAGTATCGTGATCCAATCTTTAGTCCTCCATTATTATGTAAATTCTAAATTTCTATTTTGCTGATCAAGCAGGTTTTTTGGAGCATCTCTTTACTGCTccattaaaatatttaaagcttGTTTTTCCCATAATATAAGTGAATATCACGTGACACAACATCCAACGGATATTAAACTGATAAGGACAAATACTACACTTGATCTTAGCAAAAAGGCCAAGAAAGGGAAAAGGTTGATTTTCTTATAATCGATTTGTATTTTCTACTGTTAAAGCTTAACCAGTAAAACCCCAACTTTGTGTTGGTCTTGTTCAAATACAAACGCTAGAATAAGTTGACAcccaaaaaatggaaaaaagaaaaactaacttgATTCAGATAAGTTCAGTGCTTTGTTCTGTGTATGTGCCCACTTCTTTTGGAAAAGTCACCTTTTTGTGTAGGAAATTGATCTCATAAACTAGGTCAATTTTATGTTTGTATGTCTGGTATACTTACTTATTTATCAGAGCAAGGTTGCGAGTCCATATCCCAAATCATACCTCTACAGATATTTTTTTACGAGTCCTTTAATGTCTGAATGTATCATTATTTTACCTTACATGTTTTGTAGAAGTCTCAATATATCAGAATTGAGTTGTATTTTGGGGTTTATGAATTTGATCAGAGTTTGACTCGTAACATTGTTTGTGCTGGAATAGTTACCAGGGAATTTATCTCTCGGACCTTTtcgtttttcctttcttttaaaaattgtaATACACTGGGAGATGGGTAATCCATTGTTGTTGGAAAATTTACCATTATTTCTTTTGGATCGCTTAGAGAACTTTTAAttcttttttgaaatttttaactTTTCTATACCTCTCTTGAAGTTTTAAGAAGTCTTTGCATGTTGTAATGGTGCTATTTGTCTATTCACTTATCTTTTTTAGTTTATTATTAAATTTAACATGGCTCTGTTTCTTTTATAGAAAACTGATTTTGCTATAGTTCTTAGAAAATAATACAACTTTTTCTTGGTATTGTACAGTTTTACTTGCTGATTCTCAGTTTTATGGATTTTAGCTGTTAATTTCCCCCTTTATTGTTTCTTAAGTAAACTGGTGCATGATAATGCTCTGTGATATCCTTGTGGAACTTGACGGAATGTGATTGTTGTTAGCTTTTCCTATCTTTGCAGATTTTTTAATGTTTTATTTCATTTACAGAGCTCCTGCGTGAAAATAAGCGTATGCTTGATAAATCTATCCGAGAAATAGAAAGGGAGCGACAGGGGCTACAAACACAAGAGAAGAAGCTAATTGCAGAGATAAAGAAAAGTGCAAAGCAAGGGCAGATGGTAGGTCTTCTCTCTGGATCTTAGCCCCACTGTCTTAGTAAGGAGTACTTCTccatcttttttatttttagaggTGGATTATTCTATGATGGAGGAGCCTATCCTTCAATTTTGTTATTGGTATTGTAGGTTGCTTGAACTAATAGTAAACATCAGTCATACCATTAATGAAGTGCTGAAGAGGGCCTATTCTCTAGTTAATCAAACATTGCTCAGAGACGAACCGCGAAAAAAACCCAGCGCTTAGGTTTCTAATTTAGATGTGGGTCAATTAGTTGAACAGAAAATCTATTGGTATAGTAGAGTTTACAATCATATGCAAATAATTACTGTATAGAGTTAGTGCGAGTGCATCGAGTCCTGGAAAAAGACACTAAGCTATTTTATCACTTCTGTTTTTGAGTCGGTATAGTATTATGCTATAGATAGTGCAAGGAGATAGGATTTATAACAATGCTTAAGCCCGTTTGTGATTTGAAGTTCTTTTGATTCTAGGGTGCTGTAAAGGTGATGGCAAAAGATCTTATCAGGACAAGGCATCAGGTTGAAAAATTTTACAAGCTTAAGTCCCAACTTCAAGGTGTCTCCCTCAGAATACAGGTAGTTATGGACATGATCATTATCATTAACATTTTTGTCAGCTTTTGTTGCTGCTGTAGCTATTGCTATTGTTTTACTTCTTGAAAAGTATTAATCTTTCTTGAGAATATAACCACTGTCATTGTGGGACGTTGTTCGCAAAACTTAATATTTGCGTAATAGTATCCTTGATTTCTTCCTGCCCTTCCCCTTGAGTAAATTCTGCAACCTTAACAATAAATTTCCTTCACATGCTCATGGACAATTTTAAATGGGTCTCCATTGGTTCATTTGTATGAAGCTAGATGAAATCTGCTCCTTTGCCTTTGTGGTGAAGGAGCATCGATACAAAAATTTGCACATAATAATTCTATATACTGGAAGTTGATAAATTCAtttctttccaaaaaaaaaaaaggttgatAAACTAGTCCTTTGCATGCCTGACCACTGGGTTGTCTATCTACACTGAAATCATTAAAGTTTGATTGCTCCACCCCTACCCCCGGCTCAGagcgaaaaagaaaaagaaatgaaagagaGAAAGAATGAAAAGCTAAAAACATGGAAGTAGAAGAATAAAAGAGAGTATCTATCTTTGGAAAGGAAGCAAAAAGTGTTCTTTTCGTGTTGCAAAGGAATTGAGATGTCCTGATAATATGGTATCTTCTCTTGTCGTTCGGAATATCTAGCTACAGGCAAATTGGTTGATGGAAATCATTATGCTGTGTGAATGATTGACTAAGAGATCTTAACAGAGTCGATTTCACTTAAACATATTTGGTTGTCCGAAGAATGAATGGTTTGCTAACTCTTTCTTTTCTTAATACCCAAATATTATCATTGATATCAGACTTTGAAATCAACACAAGCAATGGGTGAAGCAATGAAAGGTGTTACAAAGGCAATGGGACAGATGAACAGGCAGATGAATTTGCCGGCATTGCAGAGAATAATGCAAGAATTTGAGATGCAAAATGAAAAGATGGAAATGGTGAGTGAGGTGATGGGAGATGCCATCGATGATGCTTTGGAAGGggatgaggaagaagaagaaactgaagagTTGGTGAACCAGGTCCTTGATGAGATTGGAATTAGTATGAATAATGAGGTATTTTACCACTCTTTCGTTACACACTTATTTGGATCTATCATATGTTTGTACTGCTAATTTTATGGTCCTTGAATTAATGGCAGCTTGTCAATGCTCCTTCTTCTGCGGTGGCTGCTCCAGCAGCGAAAAACAAGGTTGCACAAGCTGAGGCAAGTGAACATGACGACGGTGGGATAGACAGTGATCTGCAAGCAAGGTTAGACAATTTGAGGAAAATGTAAATTGCTTACAGATTGAATGGAAACTTTATATGGCTTTGTAACATTTGTGAAAATTCTGGTCTGTCATTGCAACACATAGCATGCCCGATGCTTTCTGTTTATTCTTGAGTCTATTTGTATTATAGTACTTAGTTACACGAATGATTGAAAAAGTTCGCGGTAAAGTTTTTGTATTAGAAAGAAAGATTTCCTCTTTTACTGTTTGGATTCTGATTGATTGAGGGGTGCTTCTTTGTCATATCCGTGGTGCGCTTTGGCCGCCTGTCATTCCAGATTTGGGAATTTTAACACCGAATATTGCGTGAGCCTATCTTTTTCATTCCCTCGATAAGTGGAACATTGCTAGTTAGAAACAGCATGGCTAGGTTGTTAATGAAACACAGTAATGGAATTAACAGTTGGCAAAGGTTATTGCTTAATAAACAAAGATATGGGCTTAAGTATTATGGCCGTAAGACAGCCGTTATATACGATTTTGAGTGGAATATGTGAGAAATTTCCCCTATTTTTTTGGCAGTCACTGAATTATTGAAACTGTGGGAAGAGGGCAAGTAGGATATGCTCACTTAAGAATTTGCTTTATATCAGTTTCTAAGCCATTTGCTTCATAAGATGCTTTTTGACATCTTTCATTCTCCGATAGCACCTTTCCGGTCACCACCCTTAAACTGGAAATTAAAGAGTGAACTCGCTGCATGCCCTTTGGGTTGGTCAGGCTCATGTGACGCCGTTGTCAACTTCTTTTAGATATGACTATCTAATTCAGAAGGGAAGAAATTGCATCGGTATCTCAATTTCAATTCAAATATGAGTTTGATTCACACTTCATATTTTGAGAAAGATTCATCGTCCGAAAGGAGAAACAAATGGGAGTCTTCGTCTAAAGAAATGCATTGAGATATGATAGATGTATAGTCTTTCAACGAGATTAAAAAAAGAAGGGGGTGGTTCCTTCAATTGTGGCATCACCTTCATCATCCCTCAAACAGGTTGATGAGCTTTTTGACAATTTGATATGAGCAAACTTCAGAATCATCACACAGTCTTAGGAATGCTCcttgtaaaagaaaaaaaagtaaacaTATCTAAGAGATTTCAATGATATCAGAAGTTTAGTGAACATCCTTTAATTTTTTCAAACACGTAGAGCTGTCAAAATGGGTTAGTCCAGTCCAACCCAACCCAAGCCTCGTGGGCTTTTAAATTTGGTGGGTTAGGGTGGGCCGGCCCTCCATCTATATGGGCCTTAAAATGGCTAGCCCAGCCCTAAGAGGATCGCGGGCTAGGGCGGACCGACCCttcaatttttttagaaaaaaatattGTTTCAAATCTTTAGATATTTTTTCGTGACATAATCTCTTAATCATATGAATGACTTCTGTTTATTTAGAGTGTACAAGAATCTTGATATTTGATAAGGAATCtcgtaattgaaatgcaaattctTTATATCTCTAGCTCTTCTTTTTTTAACGTTATATGAATATTTTTTTAGTACTTTTCTTTCACTTTTCTTGGGTTCAGGAATTGCATCAATAAGTTTATATGTTAAGGTTTTTTAATTTAGGTTTAACATTATTTGTTGATTTCATCGTTATAGTacataaatttttaaaattcatgaaatttgctagtgttgtcaattttctttGGGTATTAAAACTTGACCTTTTTCTATACTGAAGagcaatttaataattaataatatattaaagtaACCAAACTTATTATTGGCCACTTAAAACTTTCCTAGTTCGTTGTtagttaagcaaaagaaaaactaatcttGTCATACTACATGCATGTCAAAAATATAAATTCTAGTTGATATGGAAGGATAAATGAGCAATCTAAGATTGGAAAATGGGGattataattaatattttttactttttaatttttttaaatatttaaatttgaatttaattaatttttggccCACGAGCCGGCCCAGACCCAACCTCAGTCAAACCTCAAGAGCCAACGGGCTGACTTGGGCTGGGCTTATAAGCTTCAGTTTTAAATGGGCTAAAAATCCAACCCAGCCCTGCCCAAGTAGCAGGCTGGGTTAGGTTGGCCTCACGGGCCAAGTCCATTTTGACGGCTCTACTAACAGATATCCTCGAAATTATTAACATTGGTTAGGTCAAGAAGGACATGATCATGGAAATGAGATCAACATAGGCTTAGCTAAAAGAAAGTCTAAACAATATAATTAACTATGGTGTATAGCCCACACCATTTGTATGCATCCAGGCGATCGGACGCAAATCGCCTAAAATATTGTcggcccatcaaaaatgacctaacaATAACTACCACTTCGtcatgatcgttcctcattttttggcgttttatggccataaaattgaaattccgtctgattcctagattttcgtctGCTATAACACACGTCAAATATATT encodes the following:
- the LOC104249556 gene encoding vacuolar protein sorting-associated protein 2 homolog 1, translating into MSFLFGKRKTPAELLRENKRMLDKSIREIERERQGLQTQEKKLIAEIKKSAKQGQMGAVKVMAKDLIRTRHQVEKFYKLKSQLQGVSLRIQTLKSTQAMGEAMKGVTKAMGQMNRQMNLPALQRIMQEFEMQNEKMEMVSEVMGDAIDDALEGDEEEEETEELVNQVLDEIGISMNNELVNAPSSAVAAPAAKNKVAQAEASEHDDGGIDSDLQARLDNLRKM